The following are encoded together in the Kwoniella europaea PYCC6329 chromosome 1, complete sequence genome:
- a CDS encoding homoserine kinase: protein MSSSNPSSRTYKINVPCTSANIGPGFDVCGIALSKSLSLKVTIPSNPSDQPSLPTIKYTGLDSENVPLSPYKNLLTRVALYVLRSHGINTFPDGVTIEAHNEIPFGRGLGSSGAAVIAGVLLGDLLGNLNLSRGRLLDFALMVERHPDNVTAALMGGFVGSYLRELSPEDMSAASIPLAEVLPEYPPDAGPDWGKNPPLPPNGIGHYVRFGWAKEIKAIAVSPRFELATAKARGVLPDSYTRKDLIFNLQRLAVLTTALARSPPDPDLIYDAMGDRVHQPYRMTLIPGLPKILTELTPTSHPGLLGICLSGAGPTILALATHNFDSIAAEIERIFKSEGVEVDWSLLEVDERGSTVEEV, encoded by the exons atgtcatcctccAATCCCTCCTCCAGGACATACAAGATCAATGTCCCTTGTACCTCGGCCAACATAGGACCAGGCTTCGACGTGTGTGGTATCGCCTTATCCAAGTCACTCTCTTTGAAAGttaccatcccttccaacCCCTCCGACCAGCCCTCATTACCCACCATCAAATACACAGGCTTAGACTCTGAGAACGTCCCATTATCACCATACAAAAACCTTCTCACTCGAGTAGCACTCTACGTCCTCCGTTCACACGGTATCAACACCTTCCCTGATGGAGTTACTATCGAGGCCCATAATGAAATCCCCTTTGGGCGAGGATTAGGTTCGTCAGGAGCGGCAGTCATTGCTGGTGTACTCTTAGGAGACTTATTAGGGAATTTGAATTTGTCTAGAGGGAGATTATTAGATTTCGCATTGATGGTTGAAAGACATCCTGATAATGTCACTGCTGCTTTGATGGGTGGATTCGTAGGAAGTTATCTTAGGGAATTATCGCCTGAAGATATGTCTGCTGCGTCCATCCCACTTGCGGAAGTATTACCTGAATACCCACCTGATGCTGGACCTGATTGGGGGAAGAATCCACCGTTACCTCCTAATGGGATAGGACATTATGTTAGATTCGGTTGGGCAAAGGAGATTAAAGCGATTGCTGTTAGTCCGAGATTCGAGTTGGCGACTGCTAAAGCTAGAGGAGTATTGCCTGATAGTTATACAAGGAaggatttg ATATTCAACCTTCAACGACTCGCTGTACTCACCACGGCTCTCGCCAGATCACCTCCAGACCCTGATCTCATATACGATGCGATGGGTGATAGAGTCCACCAACCCTACCGAATGACCCTT ATTCCCGGACTTCCTAAGATTCTTACTGAACTCACGCCAACCTCTCATCCTGGATTACTAGGTATTTGTCTCTCCGGAGCAGGTCCGACCATCCTGGCGCTGGCGACGCACAACTTCGATTCGATAGCTGCTGAGATCGAGAGGATATTCAAGAGCgagggagtggaagtggattGGAGTTTGTTGGAGGTCGATGAGAGGGGAAGTACGGTTGAGGAGGTGTAA